The sequence below is a genomic window from Clostridium sp. BJN0001.
TCCCATGAACTAAATACTGCTTTAATAGCTTCAATTAACTGTGCTTTAGGTTCTTGAGGGAAATCTTCTTTCTTTTCTTTCTTATAAATCTCTTTAAATTTTGATGCAAGTTCTTTTAAATCGTTTGCATCAAGCTCAGTATCGTATTTAACGCCTCTTTTAGATTTCATCTTATCTATTTCATCTTCAAATAATCTTTTTTCAATGCCCATTACAACATCTGAAAACATCTGAATAAATCTTCTATATGAATCATAAGCAAATCTTAGATTATTAGTAAGTTTAGCTAAAGCTTCAACTGCTACATCATTTAATCCTAAGTTTAAGATTGTATCCATCATGCCAGGCATAGAAACTCTTGCTCCTGATCTTACGGATACTAATAATGGATTAGCATTATCTCCAAATTTTTTGCCTACCTGCTCTTCTAAAGTTGCTAAATTTTTATAAATTTCATTTAAAATATCGTCTGAAATTTTTTTGCCATCCTCATGATATCTTGTGCAAGCTTCAGTAGTAACAGTAAAACCATATGGTACGGGAATATTAAGGTTTGTCATTTCTGCCAAATTAGCGCCCTTACCACCCAATAAATTTCTCATATTAGCATTACCTTCCTTAAAAAGGTATACATACTTGTTTGCCATTTTCAATACTCCTCCATTCACATAACACGTTTCTTAATGCATTTAAATTTGGAATATATTAAATATTATCACTTTTTCTGTCCTATCTTTACAAATAATTTAGTAATATTAGTTTTGGACACTTTACCTATAACCTTTACCTTCTCTTTATTATCTTTTGTCTCAAGTTTTTCAACTACAGGTATACTATCTATTTCATGTTCAATTATTTTTTTGGCTAAGTCATATGCACTATCATCTTTTTTTGCACAAATTATATTTGGCATTCTTGTCATTATTACACCAACTGGAACTCTATGAATATCTGTTCCTCCTATTGATATTTTAAGAAAATCTTTTCTTGATACTGCACCTGTCAACGTCCCATCATTCTCAATAAACAGTGTTCCAACATCATTTAAGAACAAATAAACAATCGCATCATATACTGTAGTATCTTCTGAAACTGTTACAGGTCTTGACATTATCTCTGAAACCTTTATTTTAGTAATATCTCTATAGATAAAATCATTGAATGTACTACCTACATAAACATAACCCACTTTAGGTCTTGCATCTAACATATCTATCATAGTAAGTACTGCTAAATCTGCTCTTATTGCTGCTCTTGTAACTCCAAGCTTTTCTGCAAGGATTTCACTTGTTATAGGCTGATTCTCTTTTACTAAACAGATTATTTCTTCTTGTCTAGGTGATAATTTCAAATTTATCCCTCTTTCTATACATACAAGAAATATTTTATATTATTATTTCTTCCCTTCTATTATATCAGAAAATCAATAATTTACTATACTAAATTTTCAGAAAAATCAAAAATTTAGTGATATTCCCTGTTTATCATTTTCATTTTATTTCTCATCGTTATCGTTTTTTTTATCATCATCAAAGTTTACTGTATAACTATAAATTGTCTCATCGCCTGTATATACATTTTCTTTTACATTTTTCTTTTCTGTATTTTTAGCGTTAAATTCATCAACTTTTCCTTTTATATTTTCCTTTATTCCTGAAGCCATATCTTTAACATCATCAGCTACTTTTTTTATATATTTATTCACTACTTCAGTTGTTCCATCACATTTTGTAATCTCTATTGTAACCTTTGTTGTAACTGCTGCAATTATAAGTGCTGCAAGAATCTGAGGAATCATAACTGCAATTACTCCTGCTGCAACTCCTGCATTTACTGGAATATTAACTATTACTTTTTCATCTTTTTTTATTTTTATTCTTGATATATTTCCTTTTTCAATAAGATCTTTTAAATATTCTTTAAGTTCTTTTACTGACATCTCTTTCTTTTCTTTACTTCCATCACATTCTGAACTTATAGAAACTTTTTCAGGCTCATTTTTTTCAAGATAAACAATTGCATCAACAACATTTCCATCACAAACTTCAAGAGCATTTTTAGCCTCTTCATAAGTTACGTTTATTCTATTTCTTACTAAGTCAACTTTTTCAAGTGTAATTTTTTCCATAAATAATCACTCCTTTATATAATTAAGCATTTCAAGACTTTTTGGTTTTCTTGAATAATTGTTTTTTATAAGATATGTAGTTACTTTTTCAAGTTCAGTTTTAATTTCTTTAGATAGATTTAATCTATATAATTTATTCATACTAAACTTATTTAAAAATTTTAATGCATTATACGCAGCTCTAGATACGTGTATACCATTTATTCTTGTGCAATCTTTGCATACTCCTCCAAAAAACTCTAAGCTTATATAATCTGTCGTATTTATCTTCTTACCACATTTTACACAATTATCTAAAGAAAGGTTATATCCTGTAGCTTTTAATATTCTTATTTCAAAAGTTCTTATCAAAAGTTCATAGTCAATTGCATCTGTATTTAATAAGTATAGTGCACTAATAAGTTCTTTAAATATATATTGATTTGTTTCCTCATCATTTATACATATATCTATAAGTTCACAAAGATAAGATGAATATATAAGCTTATTAAAATTTTCTAAAAGAGTTTGAAATGAATTTATGATTTTGCCTTCTTGAAGAGTATATAAGTTTCTGCCTTTATAAAACATATAATTACCATAACATAATGGAAGTGTTATTGAAAGGAACCTACTTCTACTCTTTTTAGCACCTTTAACTACCGCTGTAATTTTTCCATACTTTTCAGAATAAAACCAGACTAATTTATCATTTTCTCTATAATCTCTTGTTTTTATTACTACAGCTCTTGTTTCAACTACTGCCAGCTAAAACCATCTCCTAACTTTTCTTTTTATAACCAAGTTCTTTTAAAAGAATGTTATTGTCTCTCCATTCTTTTCTTACCTTAACCCATATCTTAAGTTTAACTCTTCTTCTAAGAAATTTTTTCATTTCATATTCAGCTGTTTCAGTAATTTTTTTAAGTTTCTGACCATTTTTTCCTATAATTATTCCTTTATGTGATGTTTTTTCACATAGAAGGTCAGCTTCAATATTATAATTACCTTTTTCATCCTGCTTCATCTGAATTATATCTACTGCAATTCCATGAGGTACTTCTTCTCGTAAATTTCTAAGAGCTTTTTCTCTTATTATTTCTGATACTACAAATCTTTCCTGGACATCTGTAATCATATCTTCAGGATAATATTTAGGTCCTTCTTTAAGATATTCTTTCATAAGCGAAATAAGAGTATCAACATTTTTGCCTTTTCTTGCACTCATTGGTATTATTTCAGCAAATTCAAACTTATCAGAAAACATTTTTAAAGATTTAGCAACTCTCTCATTTGTATTCTCATCAGTTTTATTTAATAAAAGAAATATTGGACATTTTTTGCCCCTTAATTCTTCTAAAATCATACTGTCGCCTTTTCCAATCTCATCACACGGATTAGTAACGAATAATATTATATCAACATCATTTGTTGAATCTTTTGCAGCATCTACCATATATTCTCCAAGCTTATGTTTAGGCTTGTGAATACCAGGAGTATCTACAAAAACAATTTGAGATGTTTCATCTGTAAGTATAGTTTGTATATTATTTCTTGTTGTCTGCGGTTTACTTGAGACAATAGATAATTTTTCTCCCATTATATAATTAAGTAATGTTGACTTACCAACATTTGGTCTTCCAACAATTGAAACGAATCCTGATTTAAACATAAATCCTCCATTAAATATAATTTTTTATATTTATAGTATATATTATTTGAAATAAACTGTATACTATTTTTCTATAATCTGAATATTGTAAATATAAAAAGAGTTAAAAGTATTCCAAAAATAGCTCCAACAACAACTTCAAAAACTGTATGTACTTCAGAATCAACTCTACTTTGTGCTGTTATAAATGCCATTAAAAAGCTTAGCATAATACATACAGGCTGCTCAGTTATAAGAGATATTGCTGTTGCTATTGAAAATGAAATAGCACTATGACCGCTTGGCATTCCTCCTTTTAGTGGAGTTCCTTCTCCATATATAGCTTTTACTATAACTGTTACAATACATACTATAATAAGAACTATTAATATTGTATACGGCTGCGAATTTTTCACTCTTGTAATCATAGAATAAGAAATATAACTTAACTTATCAAAAAAGATTACATAACCTACAATAAGCGCATTTACTGCCGTTACAAATACTCCACCTGCCGCTGCATTTTTTGCAACCTTTGCAAGTGGATGATAATAGTTTGTAGTCATATCTATAGCGGCTTCAATAGCTGTATTAATAAGCTCTGCTGATATTACCATCGTTATAGTAATTGCAAGTGTTAAAAATTCAAATTTACTTATATCAAGTAAAAAACATAATATAAGAACCATAAGTGCTGCTACAAGATGTATTTTCATATTTCTTTCAGTTCTTACAGTATCAATAATCCCAGTAATTGCGTTATTAAAACTATCTAAAATTTTTTTAACTTTCATATTATACCCCTCATGTAAAAAAACAATACTATTCTCTCTTTATATTAAGTGTATTTAAAATTTCTTCTTCTCTTTTTCTCATAATAACTTTTTCATCATCTTTCATATGATCATATCCTAAAAGATGAAGAACTGAGTGAACTACAAGATAAGATGCTTCACGCAAAAAAGAATGATTAAATTCTACGCTCTGCGTTTTAGCTTTTTCAAGAGATAAAACTATATCTCCAAGGACAAGACTTTCTCCATCACAATCTTTAGGTGAAAATTCACAATTTTTATACTGATCTTTAAAAACATTTCCATTTTCATACTCAAGCATAGGAAATGACAATACATCTGTTTCTCTATCAATATTTCTATTTTCTCTATTAATTCTTCTTATAATATCATTATCTACATATACAAGAGAAACTTCAGTCTTTTGAGTAACTTCTTCTTCTTTT
It includes:
- the era gene encoding GTPase Era, coding for MFKSGFVSIVGRPNVGKSTLLNYIMGEKLSIVSSKPQTTRNNIQTILTDETSQIVFVDTPGIHKPKHKLGEYMVDAAKDSTNDVDIILFVTNPCDEIGKGDSMILEELRGKKCPIFLLLNKTDENTNERVAKSLKMFSDKFEFAEIIPMSARKGKNVDTLISLMKEYLKEGPKYYPEDMITDVQERFVVSEIIREKALRNLREEVPHGIAVDIIQMKQDEKGNYNIEADLLCEKTSHKGIIIGKNGQKLKKITETAEYEMKKFLRRRVKLKIWVKVRKEWRDNNILLKELGYKKKS
- a CDS encoding helix-turn-helix transcriptional regulator, with product MKLSPRQEEIICLVKENQPITSEILAEKLGVTRAAIRADLAVLTMIDMLDARPKVGYVYVGSTFNDFIYRDITKIKVSEIMSRPVTVSEDTTVYDAIVYLFLNDVGTLFIENDGTLTGAVSRKDFLKISIGGTDIHRVPVGVIMTRMPNIICAKKDDSAYDLAKKIIEHEIDSIPVVEKLETKDNKEKVKVIGKVSKTNITKLFVKIGQKK
- a CDS encoding diacylglycerol kinase, yielding MKVKKILDSFNNAITGIIDTVRTERNMKIHLVAALMVLILCFLLDISKFEFLTLAITITMVISAELINTAIEAAIDMTTNYYHPLAKVAKNAAAGGVFVTAVNALIVGYVIFFDKLSYISYSMITRVKNSQPYTILIVLIIVCIVTVIVKAIYGEGTPLKGGMPSGHSAISFSIATAISLITEQPVCIMLSFLMAFITAQSRVDSEVHTVFEVVVGAIFGILLTLFIFTIFRL
- a CDS encoding DUF4342 domain-containing protein, which encodes MEKITLEKVDLVRNRINVTYEEAKNALEVCDGNVVDAIVYLEKNEPEKVSISSECDGSKEKKEMSVKELKEYLKDLIEKGNISRIKIKKDEKVIVNIPVNAGVAAGVIAVMIPQILAALIIAAVTTKVTIEITKCDGTTEVVNKYIKKVADDVKDMASGIKENIKGKVDEFNAKNTEKKNVKENVYTGDETIYSYTVNFDDDKKNDNDEK
- the recO gene encoding DNA repair protein RecO — translated: MAVVETRAVVIKTRDYRENDKLVWFYSEKYGKITAVVKGAKKSRSRFLSITLPLCYGNYMFYKGRNLYTLQEGKIINSFQTLLENFNKLIYSSYLCELIDICINDEETNQYIFKELISALYLLNTDAIDYELLIRTFEIRILKATGYNLSLDNCVKCGKKINTTDYISLEFFGGVCKDCTRINGIHVSRAAYNALKFLNKFSMNKLYRLNLSKEIKTELEKVTTYLIKNNYSRKPKSLEMLNYIKE
- the ybeY gene encoding rRNA maturation RNase YbeY, producing the protein MIYIDNRQEKIEVNENLNDTLKKVIEFALKEEEVTQKTEVSLVYVDNDIIRRINRENRNIDRETDVLSFPMLEYENGNVFKDQYKNCEFSPKDCDGESLVLGDIVLSLEKAKTQSVEFNHSFLREASYLVVHSVLHLLGYDHMKDDEKVIMRKREEEILNTLNIKRE